The Syntrophotalea acetylenivorans genome contains the following window.
CGAAACGGGAGAACAAAGATGGGTTTGCTCTTTGCTGACCACACCACATTTTCCGCATTCGTACAGTTTGGTCATAGCTATATATCCTTTCTAGCCGTCAAAGGCATCCTTCTATCACGATAGTTAAATTCTACCATGACCGGTCTTTCCTTGTCGATCCAGTGACATGGTGAATATATCAGGCAAAATCAATAGATGGATTGTTCACTCTCCTACGGTAATTGACGATGCCATAGGGCAGAAACTTCACCAGAACCTCTCCGCGATCCGAATCTGACTAAGAAAACACTCCCGCAAGCCATTCAGCTTGTCTCTGCATGGGACCATCATCTAATTTCTGCCGAAATGCCCCACCCGCAGCGACAAATTTTCCTAGAGAGACAAGAGCATCCTTAAAGTCATCGACCATGGCGGGTGGTCCTTCGACATTCTCCAGAACTTTCTTGACCGATAATAATTCTGATTGCCAATCCGCCCTACCCTGCTTACTGTAATCTTTGGGGAAATTTGCATAAAATTCATGCAGATTTGACCTCAGCAGCTCAAATATATTTTCGCTTAAGGACATTTTCCATTTCAGACCGTTCTCCATTGAGCGTACAATATGGCGTTCAGATATCTGATCGGGGCTTACATGTTCTGAAGCCACTAAATACAACACATAGAACGGGCTCATGGCCAGTTGGCAAACGGTTTCTTCGGTAAGTTTTACCATCGTCAAGCTATCCTTTCGACTACCGGTAATTGTCCAAACACACCAGACATTCAGCAACTTTTTGAGTTTATAAACAGGTTAAAAGCAAGGACCAGTCCAGAATCACGTGGACAATTGTTAAAAATTTGAAATCGCCCCCTAATACAAACCTAACAATTATCCTCTAAGAACATTTGGTTTTTTGTGTTGGCCATTATCATGCTGGAATCCGTCGAAGTTTCCAGTATTGTTTCCTTAGTTGGAAGTTAAAATCTGGCTGAACAGATACTGGCTATTCTCTTAATTTTTTCGCGGCAAGGAACCCACGGACCTGAGCCTGCTTTACAGTCGCCACAAACCACGGTTGTTTTCAGTCTGTGATTCTCTGAACTTCTTCTGGGACCAAGAGACTGAAAATACGTAACGAAGGCCGAAAGGACAGTACAAAAATCATGAGCACTGAACTTCTTCTAATCGGGGTCGGCATCCTCGCCGTAATCGCAATTCTGGATATTATGGTCGGGGTCAGCAATGATGCGGTAAACTTCCTTAATTCATCGATTGGTTCCCGGGTAGCACCCAGAGCAACCATCATGGTTATCGCCAGTTTCGGTATCATGGCCGGCGTAACTTTTTCTAGTGGCATGATGGAGGTAGCCCGCAAGGGAATTTTCCATCCTCAGTACTTTACCATGCCGGAATTACTCACAATTTTCCTGGCGGTAATGATCACAGACATTATTCTGCTAGACCTTTTCAATACTTACGGCCTGCCCACTTCAACCACGGTCTCCGTGGTCTTTGAACTGCTCGGTGCCGCTGTAGCCGTGTCATTGCTTAAGATCATGCAGGCCGGCGAGAGCTTCGCCAGCATTGCCCAGTACATCAACTCGGCCAAGGCAATCACCATTATTATGGGGATTTTGCTCTCAGTTGCGATTTCATTTGTCCTGGGTGCTATCGTGCAGCTCCTGACCCGTCTACTCTTCACCTTTGATTACCAGAAGCGCCTCAAGCGCTACGGAGCTCTTTGGGGCGGTGTAGCAATGTCCTCCATCGCCTATTTTATTCTGGTCAAAGGAGCCAAAGGCGCGTCCTTCATGACCAAGGAAAATTTGCTTTGGATCAAGAGCAACACTCCTCTGCTGCTTCTGATTATCTTTCTTGTTTCCGCTATCTTCCTGCAAATCTGGCAAATGCTGCGGTTTAACATTCTTAAACCGATTGTTCTGGTCGGCACCTTCGCTCTGGCTATGGCCTTTGCCGCCAACGACCTGGTCAACTTTATTGGCGTCCCTCTGGCCGGCTTCCAGGCCTTTAAAACCGCCACAGCAACAGCCAACCCCCTCACTGCGACCATGGGCGCCCTGGGCATGAAGGCTCAGGCGAACACCCTGTTCCTCCTGTTGGCCGGCGGTATCATGGTCCTGACCCTGTGGCTCTCGAAAAAAGCCCGCACGGTTACCGAAACCGAGCTCAGCCTCAGTCAACAGGATGAGGGCAATGAACGTTTTGAATCGATCTTTCTCTCCCGGGCGCTGGTCCGCCTGGTGCTGCACATCTTTGAAACCGCCTGCCTGATCATCCCCAAAGGCCTGCGCAGCGTTATCAGCCACCGACTCGACACCCGTGCTGCTGCAGCCCATCTTGGGGGAGATGAGCGTCCCTCCTTCGACCTGCTGCGGGCCTCGGTCAACCTGATGGTCGCCAGTGCCGTTGTTTCCTATGCCACCTCCAACAAGCTGCCCCTTTCGACCACGTATGTCACCTTCATGGTCGCCATGGGCAGCTCCTTTGCCGATCGGGCCTGGGGCCGGGATAGTGCCGTCTACCGTGTAACCGGCGTCCTCGCCGTCATCGGCGGCTGGTTCATGACAGCCATCATCGCCTTTACCTTTGCCGGCCTGTTTGCCACCATTATTTTTTACGGAAAAGGCTTTGGCGTTCTCTTCTTATTGGCCCTTGCCGGCAGCCTGATCTGGAATGCGCATCGCAAACACCGCAGCTTGTCCCAAGAGGCGGAAAAAGAAACGGTCTTTAACCTCAAGTCGATCGAAGATCCGCAGAAAAGTGTCGCGACGACCTTCGAACATATGGCCTTTTTGCTTAAAGAGATCCGCTTGTCCCTCGATTCGTCTCTGGATGGCCTCTTTCAGCAAAGTCCGGACCGCCTGCGAGCAGAGCGTAAAAGATTAAGCAAAATCCAGCAGTGGTCCAATATTATCAGTGCCAATGTTTTCAAGGCGATGCGCCTGCTTGACCAGAAAAATCTTGCGGTGACTCATAAATATCCTCAGACCGTTCGACGTCTGCAAAAGCTCACTGACGGGCATCGTGATATTGTGCTCCGCGCCTATACCCATGTAGGCAATCATCACAAAGGACTACTTCCGGTACAGATAAAAGAACTGGAGCAGGTACGAGAACTGCTGGACCAAATCCTGCTCGAAGTGGAAGAAACCTTTAATCACAAACAGACCGCAAACCTCAGCCGACTTACGGCAAAAGATCGTCAATTGCGGGACCTCGCTGCCGAACTCAACATTAAACAGGTGGCACGAATTCAGGACAGCGCCTCCAAAACGCGCTTGAGCATCCTTTATTATGCAATTGTCGGTAATGCGATGATGCTTTCCAAACAGAATCTGGAACTGCTGGAGATTTTCAATCTTTCCTTTGGAGAAATCGAGGAAACTCTCTAGAAAAGACCGAAAGCAAAGTTCTCTTAAAACTAAAACACCTCCGATCCAATACAGAATCGGAGGCGTTTTAGTTTGAGGTTTCCATATTTTCAAAAGTATTGCCCATTAGATTTTTTGCACCATCAAACCGACTCTGTGATAGAGTGCTAATCTAAAATTTTAGGTAGAGTTGCCCCGAACAAAAATGAAGAGTGATGAACAGGATCTCTAAAACTGTTGATCATCGATTTACCCCTAGCAAACTAGCGTTTCGGCGATAAATAAAACCGGCTTAATGCACATTGTTTCCCGAACATGACCAGGAATATTTCCCATGCCCAAGACTGCTGCCAGCATTGACTTTGATCCGCGGCTCAGGGACAACCCACGCGTCCTGTTGCGCAAATTCCTTTGGACCGGTCTGCTGTGTCTGACCGCTGTTCTGTTGTTGGCAACCTATGGTGTTTATCGAGCCTACAGTTGGCGCCTCATTGAAAGCGCACATACCGAGGCAAAAGCCACCTGTCAGGTGCTGCTGGTCAAAGAGAAAAAACTGCTGATCGATATTAATGAAAAGGGCCACGCTGAACTGAAACTAGAAGACTCCGAAAAGGCCAACTTTGGAAAACGCCTGCACAAATACTTTCAGCCTTTTGCCATTGATTTTATAAGAATCTGGGATTTGCAACGCCGGGTGGTCGATCACACTGGAGATGAAAACAATACCAGGCAAACTGTTATTCCCCCGGCGCTGGATAAGTCCCTGGCAGGGGAAAGTTTCTCGTTTCTAGGCAAAGAAAGCGATATCGGTCTCGGGGGAAAGGATAGAGAAAAAGCGACAAACCAGGTAATCAGCTTTCTACCGATTTGGGGGAAAAACAAAGAGGTTCTGGGGGCTATCGAGATTCGGCGGAGCATCAAAAGCTACCGCGCAAAGATCCGCCGTGAAGTAGCCTTTTTTGCCCTATCGCTGGGAACAGCGCTCCTCGCTCTATTCGGCTGCGTTTATTTCCTGGTGGTCAAAGGCGCGAATCGCCTGACCCAAACCCAGCAGATCCTGCATTTATTAGCCACAACCGATCCCTTGACCGGCCTTTATAACCGCCGAGAAATCTTTGCAAGGGCCAGTGACATTTTTTCAAAAGAACAGGAAAGCAAGCCGCACAATACACTACTGAATTTTGGGCTTCTGATACTCGATTTTGATAATTTTAAAAGAATCAATGACACCTATGGTCATCCCATAGGCGACCGGATTCTGCAGGAGTTGGCAAGCCGCCTTCAAGCCGCTTTACGCCCCTACGACATTTTAGGGCGAGTAGGCGGCGAAGAGTTTATGGTCGTACTGCCAGAAAGCAACCTTGAGCAGTGTCAGGACATAGCGGAACGTTTATGCAAAACAGTGCGAGACAACCCCTTTGAAATAGACGGGTTGCTGGTTCGCGGTTCGATCAGTATCGGCGGAGCCACGGCCCACCCTCTGGACCGGGAATTGGAGGCCGTACTGCAAAGAGCCGATAAACGACTCTATCAGGCCAAAACCCGTGGCAAAGATCGCGCATCCTGGACCGATGATGCGGTATGTAGCTCCCGCCTGTCGGAGCTGACAAATATTTAGCAGTGAAAACTGCAACCGAAAGCACCGCTCTGTCAACCGCAACTTCCGCACATGCGTAAAAACTTACAGTGATTGGCGCCCATCCAGACAGCACCATCCTGCAAAATCCGCAGGCAAAAGTGATCCAGCTGGTATGCCTCTTAATTAGTAAGAGACTGAATAGGCGCAGGAATTCTACCGCCCCGGGCAATAAAGTCCTCAGAACTGAAGTTATGCACCGGCATCACCGGAGCACTGCCGAGCAGGCCGCCAAACTCCACCATATCCCCTTCTTCAGTTCCAGGTGCAGGGATTATGCGAACGGCTGTAGTTTTCTTGTTAATCATGCCGATCGCCATCTCGTCGGCGATAATCGCGGACAGAGTCGCCGCTGAAGTATCGCCGGGCACGGCAATCATATCGAGGCCGACGGAACAGACACAGGTCATGGCCTCGAGCTTGTCCAACGAAAGGGAACCCCGCTGTACGGCACGAATCATACCCTGATCCTCGCTCACGGGAATGAATGCTCCGCTCAAACCGCCTACAGAAGATGAGGCCATGGCGCCCCCCTTTTTGACCGCATCGTTCAGCAGAGCCAGAGCAGCGGTCGTACCATGGGTCCCGCAGCTTTCCAATCCCATGGCTTCCAATATCGCCGCCACGCTGTCGCCGACGGCCGGGGTCGGTGCCAATGACAGATCGAGAACCCCGAATTGGGCGTTGAGCCGGCGGGCTACCTCCTTGCCGACCATCTCGCCCATACGGGTGATTTTGAAGGCGGTCTTCTTGATACATTCGGCGATATCGCCAAAAGTCGGATTATCCAAGGCGCGAACCGCCGCATTGACCACGCCGGGGCCACTGACCCCGACATTGATGACACAGTCCGGTTCGCCGACGCCATGAAAAGCACCGGCCATAAAGGGATTATCTTCAGGAGCGTTGGCAAAAATGACGAGCTTGGCGCAACCGATGCCTTTACGATCGCCGGTCAATTCCGCAGCCTGCTTGATAGTCCGTCCCATCATAGCCACGGCATCCATATTAATACCGGCCTTGGTGGTAGCCACATTTACTGAAGCGCAAACTTTTTCCGTCGAAGCCAGTGCCTTGGGAATGGAATTGATCAGATTCAAGTCGCCGTGGGTCATGCCCTTCTGTACCAGGGCACTGAAACCGCCGATAAAATCAACGCCTATTTCCTGTGCCACACGATCAAGGGTCTCAGCTACAGAACTGTAGTCATCGGTCTCGCAACTCTCCGCGGCAATGGCGATAGGGGTCACGGAAATCCGCTTGTTAATCACCGGAATGCCGTAAAGGCTTTCGATCTCTTCGGTCGTCTGGACCAGCTTCTCAGCGCAGCTCAGAATTCGGTTATAGACATTCTTGTTGAACACCTTGATATCTGGATGGCTGCAGCCACGCAGGCTGATGCCCATGGTGACAGTACGGATATCAAGGTGCTGATGGGAAACCATGTTGATGGTTTCAAGGATCTCTTCAGGATGGATAAGCATGGCCGACCTCCTCAGATCCTGTGCATGAAGCGGAATGCATCTTCATGCTGAACATTGATTTCGACACCCAAGTCCTTACCGATGGCGGACATAGCTGCCTGAAAAGCTGCCAGATCAAACTCCTCTGCCTCAACCTCGGCAAGCATAATCATGGTAAACAGATCGCTCATAGTAGTCTGGCGAATATCGGCGATATTGACACTGTGTTCGGCCATCACCCGGGTCACCCCCGCGACAATACCTACCCTGTCCATACCGATAACCGTAATAACAAAACGACTTGCTGACATGTTCATTCCTTTTCTAGCTGATATAGCTGTATTAAAAGCCTGATAAGCGAAAGAGTCTATTACTTGATGTGCTAACTGCAGTCCAACAGAACGGGACAGTTATCCCTTATCCAGTCCTTCACTAATCATTTCAAAGATTTGTCATCACCCAGGACAAGCAACAAGGCAACGCTCAGGAGTTGCCAGCGGGCAAATGATTCAATGTATAAGCTGTTAGCCAATGCTGACGAAGATTAAACACATTGAGGCGCCCTGTCAACCGCCCACACACCCTGACAGCAGAAGTGCATATTTCGGTTCAGGCGGAAAGAGATCGAATCGTGTCGCGGAGGTTGGCATCAGGATCATGCGCGGAGGGGAAAAGACAACGGACGCCCCGTTGACTACCAGGGCGTCCCGATCAAAAAGACGAACTTAATCACCGCCCGCGATATTCTCATAGCCAGTAAACATGGCCTTCAGATGCGAGCCGAGGGTGTGGCCGGTAGTGATCATGTAGACATGAACTATCAGATACACAAGAAAGGCAAATGCGCCAATGGTGTGCAAAACCGCTACGGTGGAAAGGGTCCAATTCCAACCGAATTGGGGCCAGCGATTATAGTAATAATAAATAAACCCCGTCACCATCTGAAAGGGGACCAGAAGCGAAACGATACCAAGGTAGGTGATACGCTGCAATGGATTGTGTTTGACCCTCTCCGACTTGGGCACGGGATGAGCCTCGCCACGAAAAATTCCAGAGGTGTAGTAACGGATAACTTCGAACATTTTGGAAAATGTAGGCACGTAGTGCTTCCATTCACCGGTGGTAACGATCCAGAAGACAATGAAGGCATAAAGAACCAGCCAGGCCCAGGCACATAGGTTATGTACAGCGAAAGCGGTCTCGAAACCCAAAAGCCGATAAACGCCATGAACTTCAAAACCGGTGACAATCAGCAGCAGGATAAGCATGCCCTGCATCCAGTGCCAAAAACGCTCAAAGCGGGTATAGAGATATAGTTTAGATATGGTCATGGCAGCCCCCTACTCCCTTTTCTTTCCTGAAACCAACCGCATCAAACCGTGGCCGGCCACACCCAGCAACGCAAACGCCACCGCCAGCCAGCCGATGGTGTCTACCAGGGGTTGCCGGTCTCGCCCGGGCATGTAAAAACCGCTCAAAGTGGCAAGTCGCCCCTGCTCCGCATGGCAATCGACGCACTGCAAAGAGTTTTCAGCCGGAGCCACCATGTGAGTAATGGGATAATGGTATTCGGTCTCGACAAATCCATATTCGCCGCTGTAATCCAGCTTTGCCGCCTGCATACCGGCAGCAATAGCCTGGTTCCAGTCGTAGCTCTTCCAATAGGCGGACTGATCCTTACCGAACAGGTGCGGAACGGCCATCGTACTGTTGCCCTTATCGTAGGGTTGCTTACCCCGATGTACCTTAAAAGGCGTAATCCGGGAATCGGCATCGTCTTTATCACCCAGCACCCGATTGAGTTTGACTACCCGGGTGGCGTCGATCGTGTCCGTTAACAGCAGATAGTCCATGCGACCGTTGTACCAGAAATATTCCGGAACAACATCCTTCTCCCAGACGAAGCTGCCCTTTTTGGTATCGTAGGAAGGTTTGCCTGATTCCCCCTTGACCTTATAGGGCTTGCCGTTTTTCTTACGCCCGGCCTGGGACCAGTCCCATTGCATCTTGGTCGGGATAACCCGGGCAAAGGCCGGGATATGACAGGTCTGACAGGCCACCTTATCCGTATGGTCGTTGGCCTTATGACCCGACCTGTGAGGTTTTTCCGTGTGGCAGGATTCGCAGGAGATAAGTTTGACCAGGTCGTCCTCGATCAGGCTTTTGCGTTCGGTAAAGGCCGGCTGTTTGTAGGTGCGGCCGGAGATAAAATGAGCCTCTGTTGTGTGGCAGCGCTGACAGTTAAAATTACTACCCTCGGCGTTCATATGCACATCAAGGTCACGGCTGGGATTGAACAGGGAGGAATCGAGATCACCATGTTTGACTGCGTCTCCGCCGCCGCCAAAGAAATGGCAAACTCCACAGTTTTCACGGGAAGGCCGACCGACGGAAGCAGAAATAAGTCGATAATCCGGCGGCACAAATGTCTTTTTGCCGAATTTAGTCGCTTCCTTTACCGGGTAACCGGCCTTGGTAGGAAATTTTTTATAAGTACCCGTCCGTTCATGGCAAACCAGGCAATCCACCTTTTCTTCGCTGCTAAAGTCGAAGGAGGCATCCTTCCAGCCATAACCCACATGACAGGAAGTACAGCGCGGTTCATTGGAGTGGATGGAAATACAAAAGTTATTAAGCGTCAGGCCATTCTTGCCCATCAGCCCTTCTCCGTCAGCAGGGTCTTTCCAGGTCCAATGAATGGTCTGATGGACCTGGTGGGCGGCCTCGTTATGACAGGAGAGACAGGCTTTTGTAACCTCTTCCGGCGATTTGAATTCCTGCTGCAATATAGGGTGGGCGCTATGATCGGCCGTCACCCAGCGAACCGGTTTAGAAGAGACTTGGCGAGCCTTGACCCGACCAAGAGCCACACCACCGTCTTCGGCTTTATCCACGGCTGCTTGCATCCCGGCAGGAAATAAACCAACTGCAAGCAGGCAAAAAACCAGAGGCAAGAAGCCCCAACTCCCCATCCTTCGCCAGAATTTATTTCGCATGCAACCTCCCCAGACTCTGCAACAGGTTCTCAAGCAGTGCACTTGCTGACCGACAACATCGTGGAGTCGAGTCTATCAGCCTTTTGTGAGTTCAGACAACAAAAAACACAGTTGTTTTTGCGGTTATTACAAGGGCAATTTACAAAAGAAATCATAAACGTGTATTGTATCAATGCCCCATATTTTATTAATGTATAACCAGACTGACAGACGAGATTGGTCAAGAGATATCGAACATTTTAGATACAAGGGTACGAATTTGCAAAAAAAGGCCCCACTCTCACACTCAGCCGCGTCCAGTCGGCAACAGGAGGTTCTTCAATGAAATACGATATGATTCACACCTGTATTCGGGTCATGGACCTGAAAAAATCGGAACAATTCTACCAACAAGCCTTTGGCTTCGAAATCTCCCGACGAAAAGACTTCCCCGACTACAAATTCACCCTCTCCTATCTGCGTAGCCCCGGTGGCCAATTTGAACTAGAGTTGACCTGGAACCACGACCAAACCGAACCCTATGAAATAGGTAACGGCTATTCCCATCTGGCTGTGGGTGTCAAAGACCTTGAGACTTCTCACAAACGCCACGAAGCGCAAGGTTTCAACCCCAAGCCTCTCAAAGGGTTGGCGGGCGGTGAAGCGAAATTTTATTTTATTGCCGACCCTGACGGTTATCTGGTCGAAGTAGTTAGAACCTGACTATACCTTCAGACCGACGCACAAAAAAAAAGGGCGAGACCGGTAAACGGCTCGCCCTGCGTTTTCAATTTATAATTTTACCAATCCCCCGATTCTGTTTTATGGCAAACAGAGCCGGGATCAATTACCCCTTCAGCGGCTTCACTGCTGGGCAAAAGCATTCATGTTTCTAAAGGCTGGTTGTAGCGCGGCGATTCAAATGATCGCTCAAACCCTGTCTCTGAAACGGACTGCCCCCCCTAGGCTTTCTTCACAAACTCCGACTTCAACTTCATCGCACCGATACCATCGATTTTGCAGTCGATGTCGTGATCACCATCCACCAGTCGGATATTTCTTACCTTGGTCCCCACCTTAACAACTGCCGAGGATCCCTTAACTTTGAGGTCCTTGATCACCGTCACGGCGTCGCCATCTTTAAGCTCATTGCCGTGAGCATCCCGAATTACCTTTTCGGTTTCTTCCGTTTCGGCAACACTATCTTTCAGCCACTCGTGGCCACATTCCGGACAGATGTACATCTCCCGATCCTCGTAGGTATATTCGGAACCACACTTTGCACAACTGGGAAAATCACTCATTCAAAAACCTCCTCCACGGAAAGGCTGCCAGCCTTCTGCAACTTTTTCATAAAAAACCGACCTGCGGCTTCATAAATGAGCGACTGCACACTGCAACGGTCTAAACAAATTGCTGGCCAAATTAAGGATACTGGAATCTTGTATTTGAAAAATTGATCTAGAATATAGTGCCGTAGTTATTCCTTGTCATCATAAATATCATTTTGGAAACATTGAACAGCCGGCGCGGAGAAGAAGAGAACCTCAAAAAGGATACTCTGAGACCGGGGAATATTGGCAAGGGAACTAAGAGAGCCAACGCCCAATTCTGTCAGAATTGCAGAGCAACAAAGTTGAACCACATGCTTTCCAGAATACCTCAAGCGAGATCTACGCTCCTTCAGGACCATCCACCTCCTTGAGCGCCACCATCACCTGTGGACATCTTCTTATCAAACGGTAAAATTTATACACAATCGATAAACCGTGGGCAATCGGACTAAGATTTTCTCTTCCGCTAAACCCCGGTCGAGGCTCCCATAATGTGTCTTCCCTCTTACTCCTGCCCGGTGCCGGCCAGGTTGGTCAATGACGTTACATACGCACCATCGATAAAACCGGAAAAAGCTTCAAATAGTCCGCCAGGTAAGTCCGAAGATTTAAAAAGTTTTAGCATTCAGATAGGTTTAAGCGCTTAAGACAACATGGGGATTACGCCATGAAAGTTTTTCTTAGTTGGTCTGGACAAAGGGCGCGGGCTCTCGCCGAAGTGCTCAGAGATTGGCTTCCGGAGGTTCTGCAGGCTGTACAACCCTGGTTATCACCCGAAGACATCCCCTTAGGACCCCATTGGGCTTCTGAAATTGCGCACAGGCTCGAGAATGCTGATGCCGGCATCATTTGTCTTACGCAAGAAAATGTCCATCCACGATGGCTAAGATTTGAAGCTGAGGCGTTATCTTCAAGCTTGACGGCACCTCTCAGCATCTATGCTCTTGATCTCATCCCCGCCGATATCGGTGGACCTCTATCTCCGTTTCAATGTGCCATAGCAAAGAAAGAAAGTACCTATAGATTGATCGATTCCCTGAATACACTTTCAGGGAAATATATGATGACCGAAGAAAACTTAAAAAGGGTTTTTGAAATTCAATGGCCTGTTCTTGAAGACCTATTACGATCAGTTTCAGAATTAAAAACAGAAGAGAAAGATAATAAAAAACACAAGTCATTCGAGGAAAAATTAGACGAAGCTCTTGACTTGCTCCATTCTCTCTGTGCCTCTAATAGCCCAACATCGACCCAATCGGGGCGTAGCCAAACGTTGCGACCAAAAATATTCCATTCTCAACCAAGGGTTTTTGTTAGCTCTTCAATCGAAGGTCTTCATATTGCCGAGACCATTCAAGCCGATTTAGAAGCCATTGCAGAATGCACAATATGGACCCAGGAGATTTCAAGCGAAAACTTTGAAAATATTGTAAATATCGCAGCTGACTTTGATTACGCCATTATTGTGCTCACAGTTGATGACATCCTGATTAAAAATGAAACCGAAAGACTTGGACCAAGAGATAATATCGTCTTTGAACTTGGGCTATTCACGGGAACCTTAGGAAGAGCCCATACTTTCATGGTTCTATGTAAGGACGATCCGATACACCTCCCATCGGACTTAGTCGGTGTTACGGTTGCGATGTATTCAAGACGATCTGCCGACAATCTAAAGACTGCCCTCGACCCGGTTTGTATCCAAATTAAACGGGCAATGGGCGTTGCATAGACAAACTGTTTATGAGTATATGCTCAATAAAAACAGCCGTAAACCTGCCGGGAACTATCGTTTCTTAATTTTCCCTATCCGGAACCATCCCTACCCGCACTGATCGATGATCGGCCCGACCATGATCATCGACCACTCTCACGGTAAAGCTGCCGCTGACCGGTGACCAGAAAAAGGTTTCTCCCGCTTTGGACGTGCCGACAAACCTATCGTCAACAAACCAGTACAGCTGTCGTACATCTCCATCGGCCACAGCACTGAAAGGGATTTGTTCCCTATCCAGGGTTTCACTACGCAAGCGATATTCGATATGAGCTGTCGGTGACTGGATCAGGGGTGGCGTTCCGCTTCTGCTTTGGGTATCAAGATCGCAATCTTCATCAAAAAC
Protein-coding sequences here:
- a CDS encoding inorganic phosphate transporter; its protein translation is MSTELLLIGVGILAVIAILDIMVGVSNDAVNFLNSSIGSRVAPRATIMVIASFGIMAGVTFSSGMMEVARKGIFHPQYFTMPELLTIFLAVMITDIILLDLFNTYGLPTSTTVSVVFELLGAAVAVSLLKIMQAGESFASIAQYINSAKAITIIMGILLSVAISFVLGAIVQLLTRLLFTFDYQKRLKRYGALWGGVAMSSIAYFILVKGAKGASFMTKENLLWIKSNTPLLLLIIFLVSAIFLQIWQMLRFNILKPIVLVGTFALAMAFAANDLVNFIGVPLAGFQAFKTATATANPLTATMGALGMKAQANTLFLLLAGGIMVLTLWLSKKARTVTETELSLSQQDEGNERFESIFLSRALVRLVLHIFETACLIIPKGLRSVISHRLDTRAAAAHLGGDERPSFDLLRASVNLMVASAVVSYATSNKLPLSTTYVTFMVAMGSSFADRAWGRDSAVYRVTGVLAVIGGWFMTAIIAFTFAGLFATIIFYGKGFGVLFLLALAGSLIWNAHRKHRSLSQEAEKETVFNLKSIEDPQKSVATTFEHMAFLLKEIRLSLDSSLDGLFQQSPDRLRAERKRLSKIQQWSNIISANVFKAMRLLDQKNLAVTHKYPQTVRRLQKLTDGHRDIVLRAYTHVGNHHKGLLPVQIKELEQVRELLDQILLEVEETFNHKQTANLSRLTAKDRQLRDLAAELNIKQVARIQDSASKTRLSILYYAIVGNAMMLSKQNLELLEIFNLSFGEIEETL
- a CDS encoding GGDEF domain-containing protein, whose protein sequence is MPKTAASIDFDPRLRDNPRVLLRKFLWTGLLCLTAVLLLATYGVYRAYSWRLIESAHTEAKATCQVLLVKEKKLLIDINEKGHAELKLEDSEKANFGKRLHKYFQPFAIDFIRIWDLQRRVVDHTGDENNTRQTVIPPALDKSLAGESFSFLGKESDIGLGGKDREKATNQVISFLPIWGKNKEVLGAIEIRRSIKSYRAKIRREVAFFALSLGTALLALFGCVYFLVVKGANRLTQTQQILHLLATTDPLTGLYNRREIFARASDIFSKEQESKPHNTLLNFGLLILDFDNFKRINDTYGHPIGDRILQELASRLQAALRPYDILGRVGGEEFMVVLPESNLEQCQDIAERLCKTVRDNPFEIDGLLVRGSISIGGATAHPLDRELEAVLQRADKRLYQAKTRGKDRASWTDDAVCSSRLSELTNI
- a CDS encoding PFL family protein, whose amino-acid sequence is MLIHPEEILETINMVSHQHLDIRTVTMGISLRGCSHPDIKVFNKNVYNRILSCAEKLVQTTEEIESLYGIPVINKRISVTPIAIAAESCETDDYSSVAETLDRVAQEIGVDFIGGFSALVQKGMTHGDLNLINSIPKALASTEKVCASVNVATTKAGINMDAVAMMGRTIKQAAELTGDRKGIGCAKLVIFANAPEDNPFMAGAFHGVGEPDCVINVGVSGPGVVNAAVRALDNPTFGDIAECIKKTAFKITRMGEMVGKEVARRLNAQFGVLDLSLAPTPAVGDSVAAILEAMGLESCGTHGTTAALALLNDAVKKGGAMASSSVGGLSGAFIPVSEDQGMIRAVQRGSLSLDKLEAMTCVCSVGLDMIAVPGDTSAATLSAIIADEMAIGMINKKTTAVRIIPAPGTEEGDMVEFGGLLGSAPVMPVHNFSSEDFIARGGRIPAPIQSLTN
- a CDS encoding ACT domain-containing protein; the encoded protein is MSASRFVITVIGMDRVGIVAGVTRVMAEHSVNIADIRQTTMSDLFTMIMLAEVEAEEFDLAAFQAAMSAIGKDLGVEINVQHEDAFRFMHRI
- a CDS encoding cytochrome b/b6 domain-containing protein, translating into MTISKLYLYTRFERFWHWMQGMLILLLIVTGFEVHGVYRLLGFETAFAVHNLCAWAWLVLYAFIVFWIVTTGEWKHYVPTFSKMFEVIRYYTSGIFRGEAHPVPKSERVKHNPLQRITYLGIVSLLVPFQMVTGFIYYYYNRWPQFGWNWTLSTVAVLHTIGAFAFLVYLIVHVYMITTGHTLGSHLKAMFTGYENIAGGD
- a CDS encoding tetrathionate reductase family octaheme c-type cytochrome, producing MQAAVDKAEDGGVALGRVKARQVSSKPVRWVTADHSAHPILQQEFKSPEEVTKACLSCHNEAAHQVHQTIHWTWKDPADGEGLMGKNGLTLNNFCISIHSNEPRCTSCHVGYGWKDASFDFSSEEKVDCLVCHERTGTYKKFPTKAGYPVKEATKFGKKTFVPPDYRLISASVGRPSRENCGVCHFFGGGGDAVKHGDLDSSLFNPSRDLDVHMNAEGSNFNCQRCHTTEAHFISGRTYKQPAFTERKSLIEDDLVKLISCESCHTEKPHRSGHKANDHTDKVACQTCHIPAFARVIPTKMQWDWSQAGRKKNGKPYKVKGESGKPSYDTKKGSFVWEKDVVPEYFWYNGRMDYLLLTDTIDATRVVKLNRVLGDKDDADSRITPFKVHRGKQPYDKGNSTMAVPHLFGKDQSAYWKSYDWNQAIAAGMQAAKLDYSGEYGFVETEYHYPITHMVAPAENSLQCVDCHAEQGRLATLSGFYMPGRDRQPLVDTIGWLAVAFALLGVAGHGLMRLVSGKKRE
- a CDS encoding VOC family protein; its protein translation is MKYDMIHTCIRVMDLKKSEQFYQQAFGFEISRRKDFPDYKFTLSYLRSPGGQFELELTWNHDQTEPYEIGNGYSHLAVGVKDLETSHKRHEAQGFNPKPLKGLAGGEAKFYFIADPDGYLVEVVRT